Proteins encoded by one window of Thermanaerothrix sp.:
- a CDS encoding PHP domain-containing protein, protein MIWIDMHLHSTCSDGTLSPADLPRLGRRLGISVMALTDHDTTAGNQEFLKACRRNGIKGIPGVELSVEAPYTFHMLGYRITDPAPLEEALDWIREGRDERNRRICERLEEMGIPVSHEEAREEAGSDLVGRPHIARVLVKKGYASDPMDAFARFLGRGAPAYFSRRRLSPVDSIELIRSSGGLAVMAHPMQTGLGWKDLYDLMVEMKSMGLWGVECFHSSARREDAVRLFQMCSELSLVPTGGSDFHGDNKPWVSMGVSVEPTWIPWARLGVDL, encoded by the coding sequence ATGATATGGATTGACATGCACCTTCACAGTACCTGTTCGGACGGGACCCTAAGCCCCGCAGACCTCCCAAGGCTGGGCCGCCGGCTTGGCATATCCGTCATGGCCCTTACGGACCACGACACCACCGCTGGCAACCAAGAGTTCCTCAAGGCTTGCCGGAGGAACGGCATCAAGGGCATACCCGGCGTGGAGCTTTCCGTGGAGGCCCCCTACACGTTCCACATGTTGGGGTACCGGATAACCGATCCCGCCCCATTGGAGGAGGCCTTGGACTGGATACGGGAGGGCCGGGATGAGAGGAACCGCCGGATATGTGAAAGGCTTGAGGAGATGGGGATCCCGGTCAGCCATGAGGAGGCCCGGGAAGAGGCGGGATCGGATCTGGTGGGAAGGCCCCACATAGCCCGGGTCCTGGTGAAGAAGGGCTATGCTTCGGACCCCATGGACGCCTTCGCGCGGTTCCTGGGTCGAGGGGCCCCAGCATACTTTTCCAGGCGCCGTCTGTCCCCCGTAGACTCCATAGAGCTAATAAGAAGCTCCGGAGGGCTTGCCGTAATGGCCCATCCGATGCAGACCGGGCTGGGGTGGAAGGACCTTTACGATCTCATGGTGGAGATGAAGTCCATGGGACTTTGGGGGGTGGAGTGTTTTCACTCCTCCGCAAGACGCGAGGACGCCGTGCGGCTTTTCCAGATGTGTTCCGAGCTGTCCCTGGTTCCCACCGGCGGGTCCGACTTTCACGGGGATAACAAGCCCTGGGTGTCCATGGGGGTTTCGGTGGAGCCCACGTGGATCCCCTGGGCCAGGCTTGGAGTTGATCTCTAG